In Halobaculum sp. XH14, a single genomic region encodes these proteins:
- a CDS encoding ABC transporter substrate-binding protein — MVTHRRAFLKRTGASAAALTGLAGCVGGGGGTEYERKIGFVSSLTGSLSTFGEGLRQGAEIALDDVNSEVDDEFEMVFADTEGSVETARSVVQEQIENGCIALTGPVSSDVGVGLRDLLMQEEVPMVGPVITNPEVTQDGTDYMYRTYGNGEQLALATLEYYENVGASNVSAIFADYSYGRKFKEYFEMHMADFGVELISSTFVPLGTDNFRPTLSNIDPDETDAFLGIYPGNNGVVLIEQAKDAGLIDGKYHIGGNLYGSNAFLSAMGNTVEGVGYHGVDRRTDAAADFISKKQERFDERAETIDFLGYDAAYTAMQAVVQAEEQTPQSTNTTLGEIELPSISGFDINFNESGDNQTFRSSLLRWEIQDDSPVAAVEYKTSELPPRES, encoded by the coding sequence ATGGTAACACACAGACGGGCGTTTCTGAAACGGACAGGTGCATCGGCGGCGGCACTGACGGGACTCGCCGGCTGCGTCGGCGGCGGCGGCGGCACCGAGTACGAGCGAAAGATCGGGTTCGTGTCGTCGCTGACCGGTTCCCTCTCGACCTTCGGTGAGGGGCTACGTCAGGGCGCGGAAATCGCGCTCGACGACGTGAACAGCGAGGTCGACGACGAGTTCGAGATGGTGTTTGCCGACACCGAAGGGAGCGTCGAGACCGCCAGGAGCGTGGTGCAAGAGCAGATCGAGAACGGCTGCATCGCCCTCACTGGACCCGTTTCCAGCGACGTCGGCGTCGGCCTGCGCGACCTCCTGATGCAGGAGGAAGTGCCGATGGTCGGCCCCGTCATCACGAACCCGGAGGTGACCCAGGACGGGACCGACTACATGTACCGGACGTACGGCAACGGCGAACAGCTCGCGCTGGCCACGCTCGAGTACTACGAGAACGTCGGCGCTAGCAACGTTTCAGCGATCTTCGCCGACTACAGCTACGGCCGGAAGTTCAAGGAGTACTTCGAGATGCACATGGCGGACTTCGGGGTGGAGTTGATCTCCTCCACGTTCGTGCCGCTGGGGACTGACAACTTCAGGCCGACCCTCTCGAACATCGACCCCGACGAGACCGACGCGTTCCTGGGCATCTACCCCGGAAACAACGGCGTCGTCCTCATCGAACAGGCGAAGGACGCCGGACTCATCGACGGCAAGTACCACATCGGCGGTAACCTGTACGGGTCGAACGCGTTCCTCAGCGCGATGGGGAACACCGTGGAGGGCGTCGGCTATCACGGCGTCGACCGCCGAACCGACGCCGCCGCCGACTTCATCTCGAAGAAGCAAGAGCGGTTCGACGAGCGGGCGGAGACGATCGACTTCCTCGGCTACGACGCCGCCTACACGGCGATGCAGGCGGTCGTCCAGGCCGAGGAGCAGACCCCCCAGAGCACGAACACGACGCTGGGCGAGATCGAACTGCCGTCGATCTCGGGTTTCGACATCAACTTCAACGAGAGCGGGGACAACCAGACGTTCCGCTCCTCGCTGCTCCGCTGGGAGATCCAGGACGACAGTCCGGTCGCCGCGGTGGAGTACAAGACATCCGAGCTCCCCCCGAGGGAATCGTAG
- a CDS encoding maleate cis-trans isomerase family protein, whose translation MTGKHYGWRARIGLLTPDINTVSEVEFNRHAPEGVTVHAARLPLDDPVDAAALEGMNRDVDRATDAVAKVDPDVVAYGVTAGSFYRGKGYDVELAERIEERAGVPAVTTATAARRAFEALDLESLVIATPYIDELSDLLVAYLEQHGYSVLDVHGEDFASGADYGTSTPRSVYRRVRSIDTDEADGVFISGMEYHGMPVVETLEADLDKPVVSAHQATLWDALRAAGVGSESVQAGSLFDL comes from the coding sequence GCAAGCACTACGGCTGGCGGGCGCGGATCGGCCTGTTGACCCCGGACATCAACACCGTGAGCGAGGTCGAGTTCAACCGGCACGCGCCCGAGGGCGTGACCGTGCACGCGGCCCGCCTCCCGCTCGATGACCCGGTGGACGCCGCCGCGCTCGAAGGGATGAACCGCGACGTGGACAGGGCGACCGACGCCGTGGCGAAGGTCGACCCGGACGTCGTCGCGTACGGGGTTACCGCCGGGAGCTTCTACCGGGGGAAGGGGTACGACGTCGAACTCGCCGAACGGATCGAGGAGCGCGCCGGCGTCCCGGCGGTGACGACCGCGACGGCGGCCCGGCGGGCCTTCGAGGCGCTGGACCTGGAGTCGCTCGTGATCGCCACGCCGTACATCGACGAACTCAGCGACCTGCTCGTCGCGTACCTCGAGCAACACGGCTACTCCGTCCTCGACGTTCACGGCGAGGACTTCGCGTCCGGGGCGGACTACGGCACCTCGACCCCCCGAAGCGTGTACCGACGCGTCCGCTCCATCGACACTGACGAGGCGGACGGGGTGTTCATCAGCGGCATGGAGTACCACGGGATGCCGGTCGTCGAGACGCTGGAGGCCGACCTGGACAAGCCGGTCGTCTCCGCACACCAGGCCACCCTGTGGGACGCCCTCCGTGCGGCAGGGGTGGGCTCGGAGTCGGTCCAGGCTGGCAGCCTGTTCGACCTGTGA